A genomic window from Pseudocitrobacter corydidari includes:
- a CDS encoding biofilm formation regulator BssR, giving the protein MSGMTLKRNMMNKIINARIDLDAYLQLRKAKGYMSISDNEHLRTNLFDLCGELRSKAPQLIQSATPKERDALRQAGEAIASAAVCLMTGHHDCPTSIAVNVASLERCLTTLSESIYSMNAHIDTLHA; this is encoded by the coding sequence ATGAGTGGAATGACGCTGAAACGCAACATGATGAATAAAATCATCAATGCGCGCATCGATCTCGACGCTTACCTGCAACTGAGAAAAGCGAAGGGATATATGTCGATCAGCGATAACGAGCATCTGCGTACTAACTTGTTTGATTTATGTGGTGAATTGCGTAGCAAAGCGCCACAGCTGATACAGTCCGCAACGCCGAAAGAAAGGGACGCTTTGCGGCAGGCAGGCGAAGCAATCGCTTCTGCGGCTGTGTGTTTGATGACCGGGCACCATGACTGCCCGACTTCCATCGCCGTTAACGTGGCATCGCTCGAACGCTGTCTGACGACGTTGAGTGAAAGCATTTATAGTATGAATGCCCACATCGACACTTTGCACGCCTGA
- the rimO gene encoding 30S ribosomal protein S12 methylthiotransferase RimO — MSKIGFVSLGCPKNLVDSERILTELRTEGYDVVPSYDDADMVIVNTCGFIDSAVQESLEAIGEALKENGKVIVTGCLGAKEDQIREVHPKVLEITGPHSYEQVLEHVHHYAPKPQHNPFTSLVPEQGVKLTPRHYAYLKISEGCNHRCTFCIIPSMRGDLDSRPIGDVLSEAKRLADAGVKELLVISQDTSAYGVDVKHRTGFHNGSPVKTSMVSLCEELAKLGVWVRLHYVYPYPHVDDVIPLMAEGKILPYLDIPMQHASPRILKLMKRPGSVDRQLARIKQWREICPELTLRSTFIVGFPGETEEDFQMLLDFLKEARLDRVGCFQYSPVEGASANDLPDQVPDDVKEDRWNRFMQLQQQISAERLQEKVGREVMVIIDEVDEEGAIGRSMADAPEIDGAVYLNGETNVKPGDIIRVKVDNADEYDLWGSRV, encoded by the coding sequence ATGAGCAAAATTGGTTTTGTATCGTTGGGCTGCCCGAAAAACCTGGTGGACTCCGAACGTATTTTAACGGAGCTGCGTACTGAAGGTTACGACGTGGTCCCGAGCTACGATGATGCCGATATGGTTATCGTCAACACCTGCGGTTTTATCGACAGCGCCGTCCAGGAGTCCCTGGAAGCGATTGGCGAAGCCTTAAAAGAAAACGGCAAGGTGATTGTCACCGGCTGCCTGGGTGCCAAAGAAGATCAGATTCGCGAAGTGCACCCGAAAGTGCTGGAAATTACCGGCCCACACAGCTACGAGCAGGTGCTGGAACACGTCCATCACTATGCGCCGAAGCCACAGCACAACCCGTTTACCAGCCTGGTGCCGGAACAGGGTGTGAAACTGACGCCGCGTCATTACGCCTATTTAAAAATTTCCGAAGGCTGCAACCACCGCTGCACCTTCTGCATCATTCCGTCCATGCGTGGCGACCTCGACAGCCGCCCGATTGGCGATGTGCTCTCTGAAGCGAAACGCCTGGCCGACGCTGGCGTAAAAGAGCTGCTGGTTATCTCGCAGGATACTTCCGCTTACGGCGTCGATGTAAAACACCGCACCGGTTTCCATAACGGTTCCCCGGTCAAAACCAGCATGGTCAGCCTGTGTGAAGAGCTGGCAAAACTGGGCGTCTGGGTGCGTCTGCACTACGTCTATCCGTATCCGCATGTCGATGACGTCATTCCGCTGATGGCGGAAGGCAAAATTCTGCCGTACCTCGACATCCCGATGCAGCATGCCAGCCCGCGTATTCTGAAACTGATGAAACGCCCTGGCTCCGTTGACCGCCAGCTGGCGCGCATCAAACAGTGGCGTGAAATCTGCCCGGAACTGACCCTGCGCTCGACCTTTATCGTCGGCTTCCCAGGTGAAACGGAAGAAGATTTCCAGATGCTGCTCGATTTCCTGAAAGAAGCGCGTCTCGATCGCGTCGGTTGTTTCCAGTACAGCCCGGTTGAAGGCGCCAGCGCCAACGATCTGCCGGATCAGGTACCGGACGATGTGAAAGAAGATCGCTGGAACCGCTTCATGCAGCTGCAACAGCAGATCTCCGCCGAGCGTTTGCAGGAGAAAGTGGGCCGTGAAGTGATGGTCATCATCGACGAAGTGGATGAAGAAGGTGCAATTGGCCGCAGCATGGCCGACGCCCCGGAAATCGACGGCGCGGTGTATCTGAATGGCGAAACCAACGTCAAACCGGGCGACATTATCCGCGTGAAAGTGGATAACGCCGACGAGTATGACCTGTGGGGTAGCCGGGTTTAA